A stretch of Phragmites australis chromosome 12, lpPhrAust1.1, whole genome shotgun sequence DNA encodes these proteins:
- the LOC133886222 gene encoding G-type lectin S-receptor-like serine/threonine-protein kinase At2g19130, whose protein sequence is MLPPPYLLCWLLFCLGYSSPAFAAVNGSTLTAGKALVGGEKLVSSNGKFAMGFFQKGASKSSVNTTFPNWYLGIWFNKIPKFTPVWVANREKPITEPALNLSRLTVSGDGNLVILNHVTKSVIWSSQIINRTKTSGNTTAVLSDNGNLVIQDASNPSRVWWQSFEHPTDVFLPGGKIGRNKVTGRTYSFVSNKNLIDPAPGIYCMEIDPSGAQQFFVKLCNTSIVYFSTGVWNGKYFPSVPEMSGSAFLTCNFIENNEEEYFTYAPVDESVTTICLLDVTGVTKQLLWVEALQDWETIYFQPKAPCDVFSVCGPFSVCNDNALRLCNCMKGFAVKSPEDWDLDERRGGCLRTAPLDCSRNVSAKELTDQFFPISSVRLPYDAHAMEAVASAQECMQVCLSNCSCTAYSYSKGVCSIWQGELLNVKQYNGTTDTNGEVLYLRLAAEEVQSWGNSGRRRMIIGVVVGASVFALVLLVLVLLSIIWRNKRKLCGHLNSVKYGGGVLAFRYVELQHATKNFSEKLGEGGFGSVFKGILGDSTTIAVKTLDGTRQGEKQFRAEVSTIGMIQHVNLVKLIGFCCEDDRRMLVYEHMKNRSLDVHLFRRNGTILNWGTRYHIAIGIAKGLSYLHESCHECIIHCDVKPENILLDVSFVPKIADFGMAKLVGRDFSRVLTTMRGTIGYLAPEWISGVAITQKVDIYSYGMVLLEIVSGRRNAIEECTGNGDHAVYFPVQAARKLHEGDLGSLVDHRLLGEINMEEVERACKVACWCIQDNEFDRPTMGDVVQVLEGLVEVGRPPVPRLLQTILESSATS, encoded by the coding sequence ATGCTTCCTCCTCCTTACTTACTGTGTTGGCTTCTCTTCTGCCTGGGTTACAGCTCCCCTGCTTTCGCTGCTGTAAATGGCAGTACTCTGACGGCAGGCAAAGCCCTCGTCGGCGGTGAGAAGCTCGTCTCCAGCAATGGCAAGTTCGCAATGGGCTTCTTCCAAAAAGGCGCGAGTAAGTCCTCCGTCAACACCACCTTTCCCAACTGGTACCTAGGCATATGGTTCAACAAGATCCCCAAGTTCACTCCTGTGTGGGTTGCCAATAGAGAGAAGCCAATCACTGAGCCAGCCTTGAACCTGTCAAGACTCACAGTGTCAGGAGATGGCAATCTAGTCATCTTAAACCATGTAACGAAGTCCGTAATCTGGTCGAGCCAAATTATTAACAGAACCAAAACCAGTGGCAACACCACTGCTGTGCTCTCGGACAATGGAAACCTTGTCATACAAGATGCCTCAAACCCATCCAGAGTTTGGTGGCAGAGCTTCGAGCACCCAACCGATGTTTTCCTCCCTGGCGGGAAGATTGGCCGGAACAAGGTCACTGGTAGGACATATAGCTTTGTTTCAAATAAGAACTTGATCGACCCAGCCCCGGGCATATACTGCATGGAGATAGACCCCAGCGGTGCACAGCAATTCTTTGTTAAGCTTTGCAACACATCTATAGTGTATTTTTCCACTGGGGTTTGGAACGGCAAGTACTTTCCCTCGGTGCCGGAGATGTCAGGAAGTGCTTTTCTTACTTGCAATTTCATCGAAAACAATGAAGAGGAGTACTTCACTTACGCCCCGGTGGATGAGTCAGTGACCACAATCTGCTTGCTTGACGTCACTGGTGTTACCAAGCAGCTTCTTTGGGTTGAAGCCTTGCAAGATTGGGAAACGATATATTTCCAACCCAAAGCACCATGTGATGTTTTCTCTGTATGCGGTCCTTTTTCAGTCTGCAATGACAACGCGCTTCGACTGTGCAACTGCATGAAGGGGTTTGCCGTGAAGTCACCGGAGGACTGGGACCTGGATGAAAGGAGGGGTGGATGCTTGAGAACTGCTCCACTAGATTGCAGCAGGAACGTAAGCGCAAAAGAGTTGACTGATCAGTTTTTCCCCATATCTAGTGTCAGATTGCCCTATGATGCTCATGCCATGGAAGCTGTTGCAAGTGCACAGGAATGTATGCAGGTTTGTCTAAGTAATTGCTCTTGCACTGCATATTCGTACAGCAAAGGTGTCTGTTCAATATGGCAAGGTGAACTTCTTAATGTAAAACAGTATAATGGCACCACAGATACTAACGGAGAGGTTCTTTACCTTCGTCTTGCTGCTGAAGAGGTGCAAAGTTGGGGAAACAGTGGCCGAAGGCGAATGATCATTGGTGTTGTGGTTGGTGCAAGTGTTTTTGCTCTGGTTTTGTTGGTTCTTGTCCTGCTATCAATTATTTGGAGGAACAAGAGGAAGTTGTGTGGTCATCTAAACAGTGTCAAATATGGTGGTGGAGTTTTAGCTTTTAGATATGTTGAGTTGCAGCACGCAACTAAAAATTTCTCGGAGAAGCTCggtgaaggtggttttggttCTGTATTCAAGGGGATTCTAGGTGACTCAACTACAATAGCAGTTAAAACTCTTGATGGTACACGTCAAGGAGAAAAGCAGTTCAGAGCTGAGGTCAGTACGATTGGAATGATTCAGCATGTCAATTTAGTAAAACTAATTGGTTTCTGTTGTGAAGATGATAGAAGGATGCTTGTTTATGAGCATATGAAGAACCGTTCTCTTGATGTCCATTTGTTTCGAAGAAATGGTACAATACTAAATTGGGGTACAAGGTACCACATAGCCATAGGGATTGCGAAAGGGTTGTCCTACCTGCATGAGAGTTGTCATGAATGCATCATACATTGTGATGTTAAGCCGGAAAACatacttcttgatgtatcattTGTTCCTAAGATTGCAGACTTTGGGATGGCAAAACTTGTGGGGAGGGACTTTAGTCGAGTTCTGACTACGATGAGAGGAACTATAGGGTATCTCGCACCAGAGTGGATTAGTGGAGTAGCAATCACACAAAAGGTCGATATTTATAGCTATGGAATGGTACTGTTAGAAATCGTATCAGGAAGGAGGAATGCAATCGAAGAATGTACAGGTAATGGTGATCATGCTGTTTATTTTCCTGTACAAGCTGCACGTAAGCTTCATGAGGGAGATTTGGGTAGCTTGGTCGATCACCGATTACTTGGTGAGATCAACATGGAGGAGGTCGAAAGAGCTTGCAAGGTTGCATGTTGGTGCATTCAGGATAATGAATTTGATCGGCCAACGATGGGTGATGTGGTTCAGGTACTTGAGGGTCTAGTAGAGGTTGGCAGGCCCCCAGTGCCAAGGCTACTTCAAACTATATTGGAAAGCTCTGCTACATCCTGA